A region of Oscillatoria salina IIICB1 DNA encodes the following proteins:
- a CDS encoding ribonuclease catalytic domain-containing protein, whose amino-acid sequence MEKGTLIEFRLHGERRLAVVDRPEGKKDWIVVDEGGQAHKLRAQRVEYEVEGGPYQPSDIPGFVQEVEPFLDPTSLEVAWELLVEEGEGVTPAAMAQLLFSDGSCEKCYAAHKLLSEDKIYFKKKGSRYEPRSVTQVAEIKHQLEVEELREREREEFLQRVQSALAGEKVEWSDSDRSRLEVLSRYILQPEAGSRPAQEILADLEIPQNPEAAFDLLVNIGWWTTHENLFLRRSSYPIYFPKKVLEVAQQCLQSPPPDSNPNRLDLTRHKVYTIDDESTKEIDDGLSVENLGEGKYRLWIHIADPTRLVSPGDELDLEARRRSTSLYLPTGTISMFPVELATGPMSLVQGQVCPALSFGVILDETGGVADYSIHASLIKPTYRLTYDDVDEMLQLGIKAESEISILAEAAQQRSQWRQNQGSINISMPESSIKVDRDEEIIIELLDNSPSRQLVAEMMILAGEVAGRYGRDHHLPLPYRGQPQPELPPEEELLLLPPGPVRFSALRRCMPRSEISTTPIRHAGLGLDIYTQATSPIRRYTDLLVHFQLKAHLRGGELPFSAEELPEIIYSVVAAASEATLVERQTNRYWGLEYLRRNENMVWQALVLRWLREDENLGLILLEELGLELPHRFNRSVQLGSRLEVQVSSADPRQDLIRFRELADAPAEPAAT is encoded by the coding sequence GTGGAAAAAGGAACGCTAATCGAATTTAGACTACATGGAGAACGCCGTCTTGCCGTTGTCGATCGTCCGGAAGGCAAAAAAGATTGGATTGTAGTAGATGAAGGGGGTCAAGCGCACAAACTTCGTGCGCAGCGAGTGGAATATGAAGTTGAGGGCGGTCCCTACCAACCATCAGACATCCCAGGTTTTGTGCAAGAGGTAGAACCATTTTTAGATCCGACGAGTTTGGAAGTAGCCTGGGAGTTGCTAGTAGAAGAGGGAGAAGGGGTAACACCAGCAGCAATGGCGCAGCTATTGTTTTCCGATGGGAGTTGCGAAAAGTGCTACGCAGCACACAAACTCTTAAGCGAAGATAAAATTTATTTTAAGAAAAAAGGATCTCGCTACGAACCTCGTTCAGTAACCCAAGTAGCAGAAATTAAACATCAGCTAGAAGTAGAGGAGTTGCGAGAACGAGAAAGAGAAGAATTTTTACAGCGCGTGCAGAGTGCCTTGGCAGGTGAAAAAGTAGAGTGGAGTGATAGCGATCGCTCTCGCCTGGAAGTTTTATCAAGATATATCCTTCAACCAGAGGCAGGATCTCGTCCCGCCCAAGAGATTTTGGCAGATTTAGAAATTCCCCAAAATCCCGAAGCAGCTTTTGATTTACTGGTCAATATTGGCTGGTGGACGACCCACGAAAACCTATTTCTGCGCCGCAGTTCCTACCCAATATACTTCCCAAAAAAGGTGCTTGAAGTGGCGCAGCAATGCTTGCAATCTCCACCCCCCGATTCCAATCCCAATCGCCTAGATTTAACTCGTCACAAGGTTTACACGATTGATGACGAAAGTACCAAAGAAATTGACGATGGTTTGAGCGTGGAAAATCTTGGCGAAGGTAAATATCGCCTCTGGATACACATCGCCGATCCTACTCGTTTAGTTTCTCCTGGAGATGAATTAGATTTAGAAGCCCGACGGCGCAGTACCAGCTTGTATTTGCCGACAGGGACAATTTCTATGTTCCCGGTGGAACTGGCAACAGGTCCGATGAGTTTGGTTCAAGGTCAAGTTTGTCCTGCCTTGAGTTTTGGCGTAATTTTAGACGAAACTGGCGGTGTGGCTGACTACAGTATCCATGCCAGCTTAATTAAGCCTACATATCGCCTAACTTACGATGATGTTGATGAAATGCTTCAGTTGGGCATCAAGGCAGAATCAGAAATTAGCATTCTTGCTGAAGCCGCCCAACAACGCTCCCAGTGGCGACAAAATCAAGGTTCAATTAATATCTCGATGCCCGAAAGTTCGATTAAAGTCGATCGAGACGAGGAAATTATTATTGAACTGTTGGATAACTCACCATCTCGTCAGTTGGTAGCTGAAATGATGATTTTGGCTGGAGAAGTGGCGGGACGTTACGGTCGAGATCATCATCTACCTCTACCATACCGAGGGCAGCCTCAGCCGGAATTACCTCCGGAAGAAGAATTATTGCTGTTACCCCCAGGTCCGGTGCGTTTCTCTGCTTTACGTCGTTGTATGCCTCGCAGTGAAATTAGCACTACTCCTATTCGTCATGCTGGCTTGGGTTTGGATATTTATACTCAAGCTACTTCTCCTATTCGTCGCTACACCGATCTTTTAGTTCATTTCCAACTGAAGGCACATTTGCGCGGAGGAGAGTTACCTTTCTCGGCAGAGGAACTACCAGAGATTATTTATAGCGTTGTTGCTGCGGCTTCTGAGGCGACGTTAGTCGAACGCCAAACTAATCGTTATTGGGGATTAGAATATCTGCGTCGCAATGAAAATATGGTTTGGCAGGCGCTAGTTTTGCGCTGGTTGCGCGAAGACGAAAATCTTGGTTTAATTTTGTTAGAGGAGTTGGGCTTAGAGTTACCTCATCGCTTTAATCGTTCTGTACAGCTCGGCTCTCGCTTGGAAGTTCAAGTAAGTAGTGCCGATCCTCGCCAAGATTTGATTCGCTTCCGAGAGTTGGCTGATGCACCAGCCGAACCAGCAGCTACTTAG
- the rpsR gene encoding 30S ribosomal protein S18, with translation MSYYRKRLSPIKPGDPIDYKDIDLLRKFITERGKILPRRITGLTCQQQRDLTESVKRARILAMLPYVNKEG, from the coding sequence ATGAGTTACTATCGCAAACGTCTTTCCCCAATTAAACCCGGCGATCCCATCGATTACAAAGATATCGATCTGTTACGGAAGTTTATCACAGAACGAGGCAAAATCTTGCCCCGACGAATTACAGGCTTAACTTGTCAGCAGCAAAGAGACTTAACAGAATCAGTAAAGCGGGCGAGAATCCTGGCGATGTTACCCTATGTGAACAAAGAAGGATAA
- the rpmG gene encoding 50S ribosomal protein L33, which translates to MATKKGVRITITLECTECRTNPDKRSNGVSRYTTSKNRRNTTGRMELKKFCTHCNRHTVHKEIK; encoded by the coding sequence ATGGCAACCAAAAAGGGCGTAAGAATCACGATTACATTAGAGTGTACCGAATGCCGGACAAATCCCGACAAGAGATCGAACGGTGTCTCTCGCTATACAACCAGCAAAAACCGCCGCAATACAACGGGTAGAATGGAACTAAAAAAATTCTGTACCCACTGTAATCGACACACGGTTCACAAGGAAATAAAATAA
- a CDS encoding RDD family protein: MYSEQPVPKRFPKVPIERRAAAFLLDFVTVWLLSSFFGVGVVRWIIFLLLWLGLRVFFVSSNKGQSFGHWALDMKLLELRFRKLPDLLTLGKREGIVGAGALLASIGLNINITNALSMLLLCAPLLVDLAIAASDREWQQAYHDRLAGTVVIQTQRGFSLDLRAKRWLAEIRYRMRR, encoded by the coding sequence ATGTATAGCGAACAACCAGTCCCAAAACGCTTTCCCAAAGTTCCCATCGAACGCAGGGCGGCTGCGTTTTTGCTTGATTTTGTCACCGTTTGGCTGCTAAGTTCGTTTTTTGGCGTTGGTGTAGTCAGGTGGATAATTTTTCTGCTTCTTTGGCTAGGGCTACGAGTGTTTTTCGTCAGCAGTAATAAAGGTCAAAGTTTTGGTCACTGGGCTTTGGACATGAAACTGCTAGAATTGAGGTTTCGGAAACTCCCAGATTTGCTGACTTTAGGGAAACGAGAGGGAATAGTTGGGGCGGGGGCGTTATTAGCATCAATCGGCTTAAATATTAATATTACCAACGCCTTATCAATGCTGTTGTTATGTGCGCCCTTGTTAGTAGATTTGGCGATCGCCGCCAGCGATCGCGAGTGGCAACAAGCTTATCACGATCGCCTTGCCGGAACAGTAGTCATCCAAACCCAACGTGGCTTTTCTCTTGACTTACGAGCCAAACGCTGGCTTGCCGAAATTCGCTATCGTATGAGAAGATAG
- a CDS encoding molybdopterin molybdotransferase MoeA, with amino-acid sequence MLSVKQASTIIFDLVQPFSGQNNIDVVKITDATGRILAAPVTSKLDFPHWDNSAMDGYAVRFADVENCSQEEPVSLEIIEEIPAGYQPQKIVRSQQAARIFTGAIVPPGADTIVMQENAKKQGSRVLIFSPPKQPQAFVRQQASYYQAGNILLDSGIRLTPSAIAVLAAAQCTNLKVYRRPRVAILSTGDELVTPEQALKPGQIVDSNQYALASFVAENNCIPIPLGIVPDRPEALQKAIAKAISQADVVLSTGGVSVGDYDYVDRILAELKGEIHIRSVAVKPGKPLTVATFPNCLYFGIPGNPVSALVSCWRFVQPALKKLSGLSTGWEPKFVKAKTCQELRANGRRETYLWGELKLVDGCYEFALAGGSHSSGNLINLAATNGLAVLPVGAKVVSAGELVAALQI; translated from the coding sequence ATGCTGTCAGTCAAACAAGCGTCAACAATTATTTTCGATTTAGTTCAACCTTTTTCTGGACAAAATAACATAGATGTGGTAAAAATCACAGATGCCACAGGACGGATTTTAGCAGCGCCAGTGACGAGTAAGTTAGATTTTCCTCACTGGGATAATTCAGCGATGGATGGTTATGCAGTAAGATTTGCTGATGTAGAAAACTGTAGCCAAGAAGAACCAGTAAGCTTAGAAATTATCGAAGAAATTCCCGCAGGTTATCAACCACAAAAAATTGTGCGATCGCAGCAAGCAGCGAGAATTTTTACTGGGGCGATCGTACCACCAGGCGCAGATACAATTGTGATGCAGGAGAACGCCAAAAAACAAGGTTCTCGCGTCCTAATTTTCTCTCCACCCAAACAACCTCAAGCTTTCGTCAGACAACAAGCATCCTATTACCAAGCCGGAAATATTTTGCTAGATTCAGGAATTAGACTCACCCCCTCAGCAATAGCTGTACTCGCCGCCGCACAATGTACTAACTTAAAAGTATATCGTCGTCCTCGTGTCGCCATTTTATCTACAGGAGACGAATTAGTAACCCCAGAACAAGCTTTAAAACCAGGACAAATTGTTGATTCTAATCAATATGCACTGGCTAGTTTTGTCGCTGAAAATAACTGCATCCCAATCCCTTTAGGAATTGTACCCGACCGACCAGAAGCTCTCCAAAAAGCAATAGCTAAAGCAATTTCTCAAGCAGATGTAGTACTTTCTACTGGCGGTGTTTCTGTGGGAGATTATGATTATGTGGATCGTATTTTGGCTGAGTTAAAAGGAGAAATTCACATTCGTTCGGTTGCAGTTAAACCTGGTAAACCTTTGACAGTTGCAACTTTTCCTAATTGTTTATATTTTGGCATACCAGGAAATCCGGTTTCGGCGTTAGTAAGTTGTTGGCGTTTCGTCCAACCTGCATTGAAAAAACTTTCTGGTTTATCAACAGGTTGGGAACCAAAATTTGTGAAAGCAAAAACTTGTCAAGAATTGCGTGCTAACGGTCGCCGAGAAACCTATCTTTGGGGAGAGTTAAAATTAGTTGATGGTTGCTACGAATTTGCTTTGGCTGGCGGTTCGCATAGTTCTGGTAATTTAATTAATTTAGCAGCAACTAATGGTTTGGCTGTGCTACCTGTAGGCGCAAAAGTAGTTAGTGCTGGAGAGTTAGTAGCAGCTCTGCAAATTTAA
- a CDS encoding response regulator, whose product MSSQVMFPSNSVASPTLSGLRILIVDGDEDTRNLFALFLQLQGAEVIAVDSVSEALNTLTHFSANILLSELMIPYEDGYSLISQIRNHQLEHIYQVPVIAVTVAARQEDRQLALAKGFNAHISKPVDLDDLCFLINQLSQY is encoded by the coding sequence ATGTCTAGCCAAGTAATGTTTCCCTCAAATTCTGTTGCTTCCCCAACTTTAAGCGGTCTTCGCATTCTAATTGTTGATGGCGATGAAGATACGAGGAACTTATTCGCCTTATTTTTGCAATTGCAAGGAGCAGAAGTAATTGCAGTTGATTCAGTCAGTGAAGCTTTAAATACCTTAACACATTTTTCGGCAAATATTCTCCTGAGTGAATTGATGATTCCTTACGAAGATGGCTACTCGCTAATCTCTCAAATCAGAAACCATCAACTCGAACATATTTATCAAGTTCCTGTAATTGCTGTTACTGTAGCAGCTAGACAAGAAGATCGCCAACTTGCACTAGCTAAAGGTTTTAATGCTCATATCTCTAAACCAGTCGATCTTGACGATCTGTGTTTCTTGATTAATCAACTGAGTCAATATTGA
- a CDS encoding Crp/Fnr family transcriptional regulator, protein MSGTSNVNQLANKLLRALPDSEYQRLVPYLELVSLAPGQVIHNSFEPILDVYFPEQGLISLVLLLVRGSNTEVALVGNEGMIGISAFLGGKISISQAITQVETTAWKLPATVLKSEFYQSQALRKVLLLYTQAFLTYISQIAICNSQHTTEKRFARCLLSIQDRLKIDGFALTQKLIASMLGVNRSSVAIAASTLQQAGIIQSRRGKITIIDREALESVACECYHSITSEFSRLLDIK, encoded by the coding sequence ATGTCCGGAACTTCAAATGTAAATCAGTTAGCTAACAAATTGCTAAGAGCTTTACCAGACTCAGAATACCAACGTCTCGTTCCTTATTTAGAGCTTGTTTCCCTGGCTCCAGGACAAGTTATTCATAATTCCTTTGAACCAATTTTAGATGTTTATTTCCCCGAACAAGGCTTAATTTCTTTAGTTTTGCTTCTTGTTCGAGGTTCAAATACTGAAGTTGCTTTAGTTGGCAATGAAGGAATGATTGGAATTTCTGCATTTTTAGGTGGCAAAATAAGCATTAGTCAGGCGATTACTCAGGTAGAAACTACTGCTTGGAAGTTACCAGCGACAGTGCTAAAAAGTGAGTTTTACCAAAGTCAAGCATTGCGAAAAGTGTTGCTACTATATACGCAAGCTTTTCTAACCTATATTTCTCAAATTGCCATCTGCAATTCCCAACATACCACAGAAAAAAGATTTGCCCGTTGCTTGCTTTCGATCCAAGACCGTCTGAAGATAGATGGTTTCGCTCTCACCCAAAAATTGATAGCATCTATGCTGGGTGTAAATCGCTCTAGTGTCGCGATCGCTGCTAGCACCCTTCAGCAAGCTGGAATAATTCAATCTCGTCGGGGGAAAATTACTATTATCGATCGAGAAGCATTAGAATCTGTTGCTTGTGAGTGTTATCACTCGATTACTTCAGAATTCTCTCGTTTGTTGGATATTAAGTAA
- a CDS encoding Crp/Fnr family transcriptional regulator, giving the protein MNQFLNKRPINQILAALPESEYDRLLPYLEFVELSVGQVLYNPQENITQVYFPDRGIVSLVYILEDGATAEVGLIGKEGVVGLPVILGGNSTINQAIVQIEGSAYKIDAIRLKNEFDRGGKLQQMLLLYTQALLTQISQTAVCNAQHTIEERLARWLLTVQELLDTTEELPLTQEFISNMLGTRRSGVTVAAGRLQAAGTISYRRGKITILNQEELELIACECYQILKDEFRRLLSFECD; this is encoded by the coding sequence ATGAATCAATTTCTTAACAAAAGACCAATAAACCAGATATTAGCAGCCTTACCTGAGTCAGAATACGATCGCCTATTACCTTATCTAGAATTTGTCGAGCTTTCTGTGGGGCAAGTTCTCTACAATCCCCAAGAAAATATTACCCAAGTTTATTTTCCCGATCGAGGTATAGTTTCTTTAGTCTACATTCTCGAAGACGGCGCAACTGCTGAAGTTGGCTTAATCGGGAAAGAAGGTGTGGTCGGTCTTCCAGTGATTCTCGGAGGGAACTCGACGATTAATCAAGCGATCGTGCAAATCGAAGGTTCTGCTTATAAAATTGATGCTATTCGCTTAAAAAACGAATTCGATCGAGGTGGAAAATTGCAACAAATGTTGTTACTCTACACCCAAGCTCTACTGACCCAAATTTCTCAAACTGCTGTCTGCAATGCCCAGCATACCATTGAAGAGCGACTGGCTCGCTGGCTGCTGACGGTTCAAGAGTTGTTAGATACCACCGAAGAATTGCCCCTGACTCAAGAATTTATTTCCAATATGTTAGGGACGCGCCGTTCGGGGGTTACTGTAGCTGCGGGAAGACTTCAAGCCGCAGGTACGATCTCCTATCGCCGAGGCAAAATTACGATCCTCAATCAAGAAGAATTAGAATTAATTGCTTGTGAATGCTATCAAATCCTCAAAGATGAATTTCGACGTTTACTTAGTTTTGAGTGCGATTAA
- a CDS encoding dihydroorotase, with the protein MSSTADLTIRQARILLPEGDLQVGDVLIQKGKISRIAPEIVGTETDVEVDARGLTLFPGVIDPQVHFREPGLEHKEDLFTASCACAKGGVTSFLEMPNTRPLTINQAAMDDKLSRAAQKCLVNYGFFIGATADNLSDLLSVNPTCGIKIFMGSSHGALLVSEEEVLEPIFANGSRLIAVHAEDQARIIQRRQQFKGITDPAIHSQIQDEQAALNATKLALKLSKKYQRRLHILHLSTGVEAELLRDDKPSWVTAEVTPQHLLLNTDAYAEIGTLAQMNPPLRSPENNTILWQALLDGVIDFIATDHAPHTLSEKAKGYPNSPSGMPGVETSLPLMLTQAVQGRCTIAQVSNWMSTAVAKAYCIPNKGAIAPGFDADLVLVDLDNYDIVRQEELQTKCGWSPFTGWKLTGFPQVTIVNGEIVYNRGKLNTEVRGKALTFDT; encoded by the coding sequence ATGTCTTCTACTGCCGATCTAACAATTCGTCAAGCCCGGATTCTCTTGCCAGAGGGGGATTTACAAGTGGGTGACGTTCTCATCCAAAAGGGCAAAATTTCCCGCATTGCTCCCGAAATTGTCGGGACGGAAACCGATGTGGAAGTTGACGCACGAGGTTTGACTTTGTTTCCTGGGGTAATCGATCCTCAAGTGCATTTTCGCGAACCAGGTTTGGAACACAAGGAGGATTTGTTTACCGCTAGCTGTGCTTGTGCAAAGGGTGGGGTTACTTCTTTCTTGGAAATGCCCAATACTCGTCCTCTGACGATTAATCAAGCGGCGATGGATGATAAACTTAGTCGTGCGGCGCAAAAGTGTTTGGTTAATTATGGCTTTTTTATTGGCGCGACGGCTGATAATTTGTCAGATTTACTTTCGGTTAATCCTACCTGTGGAATTAAAATTTTTATGGGTTCGTCTCACGGGGCTTTGTTGGTGAGTGAGGAGGAAGTTTTAGAGCCAATTTTTGCTAATGGCTCTCGCTTGATTGCGGTTCATGCTGAAGATCAAGCTCGAATTATTCAACGTCGCCAACAATTTAAGGGTATAACAGATCCGGCGATTCATTCACAAATTCAAGATGAACAAGCGGCGCTGAATGCGACGAAGTTGGCTTTGAAACTCTCGAAAAAATATCAGCGACGTTTACATATTCTGCATCTTTCCACAGGTGTAGAAGCTGAGTTATTGCGTGATGATAAACCTAGTTGGGTGACGGCGGAAGTTACACCACAGCATTTGTTATTAAATACTGATGCTTATGCTGAAATCGGTACTTTAGCGCAGATGAATCCGCCTTTACGAAGTCCAGAAAATAATACAATTCTTTGGCAGGCTTTACTTGATGGTGTAATTGATTTTATCGCTACAGATCACGCTCCTCATACTTTGTCAGAAAAAGCGAAAGGCTATCCTAATAGTCCTTCAGGAATGCCTGGAGTGGAAACTTCTTTACCTTTAATGCTCACTCAAGCAGTGCAGGGACGTTGTACGATCGCTCAAGTCTCAAATTGGATGTCTACTGCGGTGGCTAAAGCTTATTGTATCCCCAATAAAGGCGCGATCGCTCCGGGATTTGATGCGGATTTAGTTCTTGTCGATCTTGATAACTATGATATAGTTCGTCAAGAAGAATTACAAACTAAATGTGGTTGGAGTCCTTTTACAGGTTGGAAATTAACTGGATTCCCCCAAGTTACGATTGTCAATGGTGAAATCGTTTACAACCGAGGTAAATTAAATACTGAGGTACGTGGTAAAGCCTTGACATTTGACACTTAA
- the lepB gene encoding signal peptidase I — MTQVPEQQRRAKTQPKAENPWVEALKTVGLSVFLAIGIRHFVAEARYIPSGSMEPTLQINDRLIIEKLSYRFGDPERGDVVVFSPTQALQDRQFKDAFIKRVIGLPGETIAVTDGQVYVDGEPLRENYIAQGEDTQVGMCFPNDVPYLEEPVTIPEDSYLVLGDHRNNSYDSRCWGVVPRENIIGRAVVRFWPLNRLGGVDSEVPYSTTVEN, encoded by the coding sequence ATGACTCAAGTACCCGAACAACAGCGACGCGCGAAAACTCAACCAAAAGCTGAAAATCCTTGGGTAGAAGCGCTGAAGACGGTTGGCTTGAGCGTCTTCCTAGCGATCGGGATTCGGCACTTTGTCGCTGAAGCACGTTATATTCCTTCTGGTTCGATGGAACCAACGCTACAAATCAACGATCGCCTAATTATCGAAAAGCTCAGTTATCGCTTTGGAGATCCAGAACGAGGAGATGTCGTAGTATTTTCCCCTACCCAAGCTTTACAAGATCGACAATTCAAAGATGCTTTTATCAAACGGGTAATTGGTTTACCTGGAGAGACAATCGCAGTTACAGATGGACAAGTTTATGTAGACGGCGAACCTTTAAGAGAAAATTATATTGCCCAAGGCGAGGATACTCAAGTGGGAATGTGTTTTCCTAATGATGTTCCCTACCTAGAGGAACCTGTTACTATCCCTGAAGACTCTTATTTGGTTCTAGGCGATCACCGTAACAATAGCTATGACAGTCGTTGTTGGGGTGTTGTCCCTCGCGAAAATATTATTGGTAGAGCAGTAGTCCGCTTTTGGCCCCTGAATCGACTTGGTGGAGTGGATAGCGAAGTTCCTTATTCTACTACCGTTGAGAATTAG
- a CDS encoding zinc ribbon domain-containing protein — protein MEWIAKFLILLPLRIRFLLLGIDFKSWGRGISRKHSLDFGFGAFVDLLEQVCQKRQVYFGKVSSYFTSQTCPNCGTHTVDYSPPSALLKGGDSQVVLFPLAGTVKLPLDAQYVDI, from the coding sequence GTGGAGTGGATAGCGAAGTTCCTTATTCTACTACCGTTGAGAATTAGATTCCTACTTTTAGGGATTGATTTCAAATCCTGGGGAAGAGGAATTTCAAGAAAACACTCTCTTGACTTTGGGTTTGGCGCGTTTGTTGATCTATTGGAACAAGTTTGTCAAAAAAGGCAAGTTTATTTTGGTAAAGTAAGTTCATATTTTACTTCTCAAACTTGCCCTAACTGTGGAACACATACAGTTGACTACTCCCCTCCCTCCGCGTTGCTAAAGGGAGGGGATTCACAAGTAGTTCTCTTTCCTCTTGCAGGCACAGTCAAGTTGCCTCTAGACGCTCAATATGTTGACATATAG
- a CDS encoding zinc ribbon domain-containing protein translates to MLTYSRIYCAYFCKKKLNQRVHSCPECNFTTNRDVAAAMIVEQKGLIAVGQTVLLPTEEGS, encoded by the coding sequence ATGTTGACATATAGCCGCATATATTGCGCTTACTTTTGTAAAAAGAAATTAAATCAAAGAGTCCATAGTTGTCCTGAGTGTAATTTTACGACTAATAGAGATGTTGCTGCGGCAATGATTGTTGAGCAAAAAGGACTTATAGCCGTTGGGCAGACGGTGTTACTGCCTACAGAGGAAGGAAGTTGA
- a CDS encoding ribose-phosphate pyrophosphokinase, producing the protein MSRSATLPLQSSMLTPLSENNRLRLFSGSANIPLAQEVARYLGMDLGPMVRKQFADGELYVQIQESIRGCDVYLIQPSCRPVNDHLMELLIMIDACRRASARQITAVIPYYGYARADRKTAGRESIAAKLVANLMTEAGANRILAMDLHSAQIQGYFDIPFDHVYGSPVLLDYLASKQLSDLVVVSPDVGGVARARAFAKKLNDAPLAIIDKRRQAHNVAEVMNVIGDVAGKTAVLVDDMIDTAGTISEGARLLREVGARQIYACATHAVFSPPAVERLSSGLFEEVIVTNTIPVPESNQFEQLRTLTVANLLGETIWRIHEDSSVSSMFR; encoded by the coding sequence GTGAGCCGTTCTGCCACATTACCACTTCAGTCTTCAATGCTGACACCACTTTCAGAAAACAACCGCTTAAGGTTATTTTCTGGTTCTGCTAACATACCCCTGGCTCAAGAAGTTGCCCGTTATTTAGGCATGGACTTGGGACCAATGGTACGCAAGCAATTTGCTGATGGGGAACTTTACGTTCAAATTCAAGAATCGATTCGAGGTTGTGACGTTTATTTAATCCAGCCTTCCTGCCGTCCCGTCAACGATCATCTCATGGAATTACTGATCATGATTGACGCTTGTCGTCGCGCCTCAGCACGGCAAATCACCGCAGTAATTCCCTACTATGGTTATGCTCGAGCCGATCGCAAAACCGCCGGACGAGAGTCAATTGCTGCCAAGCTAGTAGCGAATTTAATGACCGAAGCTGGAGCAAATCGCATCCTCGCAATGGACTTGCACTCAGCGCAAATTCAAGGTTATTTCGATATCCCCTTCGACCACGTTTACGGTTCCCCAGTCCTGCTCGACTACTTAGCAAGTAAACAACTTTCCGACTTAGTAGTCGTTTCGCCAGACGTTGGTGGAGTTGCTCGAGCAAGAGCATTTGCCAAAAAGCTCAACGACGCGCCTCTAGCAATTATCGACAAACGGAGACAAGCACACAACGTCGCCGAAGTAATGAACGTCATCGGCGATGTCGCTGGTAAAACAGCCGTGTTAGTAGACGACATGATTGACACTGCCGGAACAATTTCCGAAGGCGCACGCTTGCTGCGAGAAGTGGGTGCGCGTCAAATTTATGCCTGTGCTACTCACGCCGTTTTCTCACCTCCCGCAGTAGAACGTTTATCAAGTGGATTGTTTGAAGAAGTAATCGTTACCAATACGATCCCCGTTCCTGAATCTAATCAGTTCGAGCAGTTAAGAACGCTAACGGTAGCCAACTTACTAGGCGAGACGATTTGGCGCATTCACGAAGACAGTTCTGTCAGCAGTATGTTTCGTTAA
- the bioD gene encoding dethiobiotin synthase codes for MKNLMVSGTDTEVGKTVLTTAIAAYWQKYRKPESLGLIKLIQTGVGDIELYDRLLSVEAKSPLVFQTPVAPPVAAAKEGRTIELAKVWQGLNDLQQRKDFVLIEALGGLGSPVTGELTVADLAAQWRLNVVLVVPVRLGAIAATVANVALASQTKVHLKGIILNCTQPETEAKLNDLTPIELIESLTNLPVLGIFPYLADPTDLEKLTQIASNLTLIDCL; via the coding sequence ATGAAAAATTTGATGGTAAGCGGAACGGATACAGAAGTAGGCAAAACAGTATTAACGACAGCGATCGCGGCATATTGGCAAAAATATCGTAAGCCAGAAAGTTTGGGGCTGATAAAATTAATTCAAACTGGAGTAGGAGATATTGAGTTATACGATCGCCTGCTATCAGTGGAAGCGAAATCGCCGTTAGTTTTTCAGACACCCGTTGCACCACCAGTCGCAGCCGCAAAAGAAGGACGCACGATCGAATTAGCTAAAGTTTGGCAAGGGTTAAACGACTTACAGCAAAGAAAAGATTTTGTTTTAATTGAAGCATTAGGCGGACTAGGTTCGCCCGTCACTGGGGAGTTAACCGTAGCAGATTTAGCTGCCCAATGGCGATTAAACGTCGTCTTAGTCGTACCAGTCAGATTAGGCGCGATCGCCGCTACTGTAGCTAATGTCGCCCTCGCTTCTCAAACTAAAGTACACCTCAAAGGTATTATCCTCAACTGTACTCAACCCGAAACAGAAGCCAAACTTAACGATTTAACTCCCATTGAGTTAATTGAATCTTTAACGAATCTACCAGTTTTAGGTATTTTTCCTTATTTAGCCGATCCGACTGACTTAGAAAAACTAACTCAAATTGCCTCAAATTTAACTTTGATCGATTGTCTTTAA